A single region of the Anguilla rostrata isolate EN2019 chromosome 11, ASM1855537v3, whole genome shotgun sequence genome encodes:
- the LOC135234638 gene encoding E3 ubiquitin/ISG15 ligase TRIM25-like, with protein MRLGKAFHPSLPVSASTLPLPAGSVRDAEPRGEAAAVVMSLSEPRGTVARETVALETLARELSCPVCLQLFSDPVTLPCGHNYCRACVEGTARGDPPHRCPECRAEYGGAGALRSNFKLRGIIESYKATAETAETAGAEETTATVSGAVRCEHCLDDGKPAVKTCLRCDVSLCAQHLQRHLLRDAAKRHSLVEPRRGAGPASACPLHREEPEYFCGGDGAFLCAACLAQGGHRDHDVKTLEAAEAEFRRALEGQEKEARTRLQMAELLAQRGSGDEAVFRVAGDKLGSKALALLGGMADLVDGYRARLVKLLDEDRRRLEEGWRESLRQFGEQQRLLREAQRDAAAVLRESDRHRFVRLFLEAEPSIRAATASGGPAPAPAAMPAPLDVKKLSAGARTDHFRAEVARLLQALVVLLCPLELTFDPNTAHPSLLLSNDLRTAKYSAAKLPQLDHPDRFQSAPQVLCAQGFSGGEHVWVVEMGPCMWSVGLSYKSVPRRGDHSRLGHNPVSWRVQWKNRKLTACHASCNVALAEAVPPSRVEVALDYEGGTLSFHSVAGGRQHLHTFRATFRETVYPAFSIHSTTPQSWITLQS; from the coding sequence ATGCGGCTCGGCAAGGCGTTTCATCCGTCTCTTCCAGTAAGCGCGTCGACGCTCCCACTTCCTGCCGGCTCAGTGCGCGACGCGGAGCCCCGAGGAGAAGCAGCGGCTGTGGTCATGTCTCTCTCCGAACCGCGGGGAACCGTCGCCCGGGAAACCGTCGCCCTGGAAACCCTCGCCCGGGAGCTGAGCTGCCCCGTCTGCCTGCAGCTGTTCTCCGACCCGGTGACGCTGCCCTGCGGGCACAACTACTGCCGCGCGTGCGTGGAGGGCACCGCCCGGGGGGACCCGCCGCACCGCTGCCCCGAGTGCCGCGCGGAGTACGGCGGCGCGGGCGCGCTGCGCAGCAACTTCAAGCTCCGCGGCATCATCGAGAGCTACAAGGCCACGGCGGAGACCGCGGAGAcggcgggggcggaggagacGACGGCGACGGTGAGCGGGGCGGTGCGGTGCGAGCACTGCCTGGACGACGGCAAGCCCGCCGTCAAAACCTGCCTGAGGTGCGACGTGTCGCTGTGCGCCCAGCACCTGCAGCGCCACCTGCTGAGGGACGCGGCCAAGCGCCACTCGCTGGTGgagccgcggcgcggcgcggggcCGGCGTCGGCCTGCCCGCTGCACCGCGAGGAGCCCGAGTACTTCTGCGGCGGCGACGGCGCCTTCCTCTGCGCCGCCTGCCTGGCGCAGGGCGGCCACCGCGACCACGACGTCAAGACCCTGGAGGCGGCGGAGGCGGAGTTCCGGCGGGCGCTGGAGGGCCAGGAGAAGGAGGCGCGGACCCGGCTGCAGATGGCCGAGCTGCTGGCGCAGCGGGGCTCCGGGGACGAGGCCGTCTTCCGGGTCGCCGGCGACAAGCTGGGGTCCAAGGCCCTGGCGCTGCTGGGCGGCATGGCGGACCTGGTGGACGGGTACCGGGCGCGGCTGGTCAAGCTGCTGGACGAGGACCGGCGGCGCCTGGAGGAGGGCTGGCGGGAGAGCCTGCGGCAGTTCGGCGAGCAGCAGCGCCTCCTGCGGGAGGCCCAGCGCGACGCGGCGGCGGTCCTGCGCGAGTCCGACCGGCACCGCTTCGTCCGCCTCTTCCTGGAGGCGGAGCCTAGCATCAGAGCCGCCACCGCCTCCGGGGGCCCGGCGCCGGCCCCGGCGGCGATGCCGGCCCCGCTGGACGTGAAGAAGCTCTCCGCCGGCGCGCGGACGGACCACTTCCGGGCGGAGGTCGCGCGTCTGCTCCAGGCCCTGGTGGTCCTCCTCTGCCCGCTGGAGCTGACCTTCGACCCCAACACGGCCCACCCCAGCCTGCTCCTCTCCAACGACCTGCGGACGGCCAAGTACAGCGCCGCCAAGCTGCCCCAGCTGGACCACCCCGACAGGTTCCAGTCGGCCCCCCAGGTGCTCTGCGCCCAGGGCTTCTCGGGCGGGGAGCACGTCTGGGTGGTGGAGATGGGCCCGTGCATGTGGTCCGTGGGCCTGTCCTACAAGAGCGTCCCCCGCAGGGGCGACCACAGCCGGCTGGGGCACAACCCGGTCTCGTGGCGCGTCCAGTGGAAGAACAGGAAGCTGACGGCGTGCCACGCCTCCTGCAACGTGGCGCTGGCCGAGGCGGTGCCGCCCTCGCGGGTGGAGGTGGCGCTGGACTACGAGGGGGGCACCCTCAGCTTCCACAGCGTCGCGGGGGGGCGGCAGCACCTGCACACCTTCCGGGCCACCTTCAGGGAGACGGTGTACCCCGCTTTCAGCATccactccaccaccccccagTCCTGGATCACCCTGCAGAGCTGA